The proteins below come from a single Danio aesculapii chromosome 23, fDanAes4.1, whole genome shotgun sequence genomic window:
- the LOC130217721 gene encoding uncharacterized protein LOC130217721: MADSTMAVSQWSPSFVEELLPAAEKTALLYQLSYLCLANFPNLERTIRSRAVETQLLFSSSDATMLKCILTSDNLVQSLFPMLTTAVEKNKPRLAVKYLEKARAWITDIIKDVDRIVEKYDLHNKDISSATSDVVTEKSNTDKDIAKKDQELTATETTLNQQKSELQNVNAEIDQIEKKINDKSQEIQDFAKSMSQTSKGLGIFAAIVPFVGLLVKSIYDSVNDPKNIAKMKALEAELNNLIGDKTAAKQKQWQLQLRIIDWQMKVATASFDRTSIPDPIHLDEVQSSLTKIQSIMIQLKNFWEKVAQMLIYLEQKTFVGEDLIDDLEDLKDEFLKSISAAKGAWTSFGAGCQKASVIFKLQTKDSYKFLEVSPSSLSKEEWQQMYEEVKAKLGKIDPPPSLQSSDKPAICQESAEH, encoded by the exons ATGGCTGATAGCACAA TGGCTGTGTCCCAGTGGAGCCCTTCCTTTGTAGAAGAGCTTCTCCCTGCGGCTGAAAAGACAGCCCTTCTGTACCAGCTCTCTTACCTGTGCCTGGCCAACTTCCCCAACCTGGAGAGGACCATCAGGAGTCGGGCTGTGGAAACTCAGCTTCTCTTTAGTTCCTCTGATGCAACCATGTTGAAA TGTATTTTGACCAGTGACAACCTGGTTCAGTCGCTGTTTCCCATGTTGACAACAGCTGTGGAGAAAAATAAGCCACGTTTGGCCGTCAAATACCTGGAAAAGGCACGAGCCTGGATCACAGACATCATCAAAGATGTGGACAGGATTGTAGAAAA GTATGATTTACACAACAAAGATATATCATCGGCCACCAGTGATGTTGTCACTGAAAAATCAAATACAGACAAGGACATTGCAAAAAAAGATCAAGAGCTGACGGCGACTGAAACCACTCTGAATCAACAGAAGTCTGAGCTCCAAAACGTCAATGCAGAGATCGAtcaaattgagaaaaaaataaacgacAAAAGTCAAGAGATTCAAGACTTTGCCAAATCCATGAGCCAAACCAGCAAAGGCCTTGGCATCTTCGCTGCAATTGTGCCATTTGTTGGGCTACTCGTCAAAAGCATATATGATTCTGTAAATGATcctaaaaatattgcaaaaatgaagGCTCTTGAAGCTGAGTTGAATAATCTGATTGGTGATAAAACTGCTGCGAAACAAAAGCAGTGGCAGCTCCAGCTCAGGATCATTGACTGGCAGATGAAGGTTGCCACAGCCAGTTTTGACCGGA CTTCTATACCCGACCCCATCCATCTAGATGAGGTGCAGAGTAGCTTGACAAAAATTCAATCAATTATGATTCAGCTCAAAAACTTTTGGGAGAAAGTTGCTCAAATGCTTATCTACCTGGAACAAAAGACCTTTGTTGGAGAAGACCTTATTGATGACCTTGAGGATCTAAAAGATGAGTTTCTTAAATCAATCAGTGCAGCCAAAGGG GCTTGGACCAGTTTTGGTGCAGGCTGTCAGAAAGCTTCTGTCATCTTTAAGCTCCAAACCAAAGATTCCTACAAGTTTCTGGAGGTCAGTCCGTCCTCTCTCTCCAAGGAGGAATGGCAACAAATGTACGAAGAGGTCAAGGCAAAACTGGGGAAAATAGACCCACCACCAAGCCTGCAATCCTCAGATAAACCTGCTATTTGTCAGGAATCTGCAGAGCACTAA